In Mucilaginibacter sp. KACC 22063, the genomic stretch GGTTCCGTTGGGCCATGGGTTAATATGGTGTTCTTTAACAGCCTTTACAGCAATGTCATTTCCATAAATAACGCGCATAGTACCGTTATCAAACCTGTCGGACGTACTAATTACCTGCCAGTTTTTATAATCAGGAATGTAAGAAATGCCATTTAAGCTTTCAGGTAATTTTGTTTGTTGGTTGTTAGTAGGTATCGTTTTAAGTTGTTTATCCCGCGCATTAATTTTGGCTGTGTCGTTTGGTATATCATGCACAAAGCCTGTTAAATAATTTTTAAGTACAGCAAGATCCTGTTTGGAAATTTTAGCTTCGGTGTGCACAATTTCATAGCTTTTTATAGGCATAGCTCCTTGCTCAATCTGGTTTACTGCTTCCCAAAGTTTGCCCTTTTTATCAGCAGGAGATAGCTTATTCCAATTGGAGAAATTTAAGCCTTTGCGGCCTTCGCGTACATGTTCGGCAACCTGCCAGTAAACGGGTTGCAATTTATCAAACCAACGCAAATTGGTTTGGTTAGAATGGCAGTCATAACATGCCCTTACCAGGATCGCTTTTACATTTGGTGGCGCTTCCAAATCTCCGGTTACCGGAGGATTACCTATCTCGGGCCTGAAAAACTGCAAACAGATACACACCGCTGCAACTACAGATGCTGAAATCAACAGAAACTTTTTCATATTATATTTAAATAACTTGAAGTAAAGTACCGGGTAGTCAAATTACTTTAAAAGAGAAAAGCGGTGAATAAGGCAAATAAGCAGTTGAATCCGGCAATTTGATTGTCGAATATTTGTATCGGTGTATGTAAGCCGCTTAAAAGCTATTGCATTGAGTCAGCATTACTTTTAACCTTCGCCAATAATTTCTCTCTAAGTTGGCGTATGGTACCCTCTTTATCTGTTTTAATTTTTTTGATGACTTCTTTAGCACCGGGGGGATTATATTTTGAGCCCCAGATCATCAGTTCGACAATTGCCGGGATCAGATCGATACCTTTTTCTGTAAGACTATAAATAAACTTATTCTTCTTTTCTGGTGATACTTCAGATTTTATGAATTCGTTTGCTTCCAAAAGCTTAAGCCGGTCTGCAAGAATATTGGTGGCGATCTTTTCATCAGAAGTCAGAAAATCCCCATAACTGCATTTATTAGTAAATATCAAATCCCTTAGGATTAATAATATCCATTTATCGCCTATATAATCAAGTGAAAATGATATCGGACATTCTGATCTATGCTGAATTTCTTTCATGACAATAAAATTATAAATAATACTTGCAATTTACAAGTTAATTAATTTACCTTTGCTTACTTGCAAGTCGCAAGCAAATTTAAAGATTAATATTAGAATATAAAAGTCATGGAAATCACAAAGAAAACAGTATTGGTAACCGGAGGTGGTTCAGGAATTGGTTATGCAACCGCAAAACTTTTAAAAGAAAAAGGTAACAGGGTAATCATATCCGGCCGTAATGCAGAAAAACTGGAAAAAGCCGCTAAAGAATTAGGCATAGATTACATCGTTAGTGATGTGACCGAT encodes the following:
- a CDS encoding heme-binding domain-containing protein encodes the protein MKKFLLISASVVAAVCICLQFFRPEIGNPPVTGDLEAPPNVKAILVRACYDCHSNQTNLRWFDKLQPVYWQVAEHVREGRKGLNFSNWNKLSPADKKGKLWEAVNQIEQGAMPIKSYEIVHTEAKISKQDLAVLKNYLTGFVHDIPNDTAKINARDKQLKTIPTNNQQTKLPESLNGISYIPDYKNWQVISTSDRFDNGTMRVIYGNDIAVKAVKEHHINPWPNGTIFAKAAWDKLEDAKGNVSTGAFKQVEFMIKDAEKYKSTTGWGFARFKTPKLNPYGKDAMFTTECINCHKPMEKNDFVFTFPIKN
- a CDS encoding winged helix-turn-helix transcriptional regulator, which gives rise to MKEIQHRSECPISFSLDYIGDKWILLILRDLIFTNKCSYGDFLTSDEKIATNILADRLKLLEANEFIKSEVSPEKKNKFIYSLTEKGIDLIPAIVELMIWGSKYNPPGAKEVIKKIKTDKEGTIRQLREKLLAKVKSNADSMQ